A stretch of Colletotrichum lupini chromosome 2, complete sequence DNA encodes these proteins:
- a CDS encoding GDSL-like Lipase/Acylhydrolase, translating into MRNPEPCVVFAMTPQYAGEFSLQCLSFKTSPRNANVASLTQLYNQVVLFGDSLFQLSCTPQDGFSFQAALQDLCMRRLDVINRGFSGYNTANALGVLPYLFPPPSTTTPKIDYILILLGANDACLPIPTNSQQIALDQYKQNLKAILTHPTIRAHDPKILLVNPPPLDEIRMLERDLEKGHGQASRNAAVSKTYSDAALAVASEVPGVVPIDLYGAVMRRAEQMTIGFSRSSLPLGSPGGERGGLEVLVPDGLHLGGEGYRVLFELVKPHIGPFDESREDYRHPDWKILNPGSLG; encoded by the exons ATGAGGAATCCAGAACCATGTGTGGTGTTTGCCATGA CACCCCAATATGCCGGCGAGTTCTCACTACAATGCTTGTCTTTCAAGACCAGCCCCCGCAATGCTAACGTAGCCTCACTCACACAGCTTTACAATCAAGTCGTCCTTTTTGGAGATTCACTCTTCCAATTGTCCTGCACGCCTCAAGATGGCTTCTCCTTTCAGGCTGCCCTTCAAGACC TCTGCATGAGGCGTCTCGATGTCATCAATAGAGGCTTCTCAGGCTACAACACGGCCAACGCTCTAGGAGTTCTCCCATACCTCTTCCCACCACCTTCGACAACAACGCCTAAGATAGACTACATC CTAATCCTCCTCGGCGCCAACGACGCCTGCCTCCCAATCCCCACGAACAGCCAGCAAATCGCCCTGGACCAATACAAACAAAACCTCAAAGCCATCCTCACCCACCCCACCATCCGCGCCCACGACCCGAAGATCCTGCTCGTGaacccccctcccctcgACGAGATCCGCATGCTCGAGCGCGATCTCGAAAAGGGCCACGGCCAGGCGTCGCGCAACGCGGCCGTGAGCAAGACGTACTCGGACGCGGCGCTCGCCGTGGCATCCGAGGTGCCCGGCGTCGTGCCGATCGACCTCTACGGCGCCGTCATGCGGCGGGCTGAGCAGATGACGATCGGGTTTAGTCGGAGTAGTCTTCCACTTGGGAGCCCCGGAGGTGAGCGGGGTGGGCTGGAGGTTTTGGTGCCGGATGGGCTGCATCTGGGGGGTGAAGGATATAGAGTGCTGTTTGAGTTGGTGAAGCCTCACATTGGGCCGTTTGATGAGTCGAGAGAGGATTACCGGCATCCGGATTGGAAGATTCTTAACCCTGGTAGTTTGGGTTGA